Proteins encoded within one genomic window of Geotalea daltonii FRC-32:
- a CDS encoding TRAP transporter small permease, with protein MREEPLSYAPFTTSDSFGPFGNLLLKLSRALALGGGLIFMGLVIMSLVSVVGRKLFSFAVPGDVEVLQMCAALALSTFFAYCHLIHGDIKVDFFTHKMAPHKVALLDCLGSLMVGLFGALIAWRTAAGALALKEVGETSAILSWPVWIPQALMVPGFVLLAVAGFYMSIHQLRLAVWRSL; from the coding sequence ATGCGGGAAGAACCTCTATCTTACGCCCCTTTCACCACTTCCGACAGTTTCGGGCCTTTCGGCAACCTGCTGTTGAAGCTGTCTCGCGCCCTCGCCCTTGGTGGTGGACTGATTTTCATGGGACTGGTGATAATGTCTCTGGTCTCCGTTGTCGGCCGCAAGCTCTTCAGCTTTGCTGTACCCGGAGACGTGGAAGTCCTGCAAATGTGTGCAGCACTGGCCCTGTCGACCTTTTTTGCTTACTGTCACCTGATCCATGGTGACATCAAAGTTGATTTTTTCACCCATAAAATGGCGCCGCACAAGGTGGCGCTTCTCGATTGCCTGGGTTCGCTGATGGTAGGCCTGTTCGGCGCCTTGATCGCCTGGCGGACTGCCGCCGGAGCCCTGGCACTGAAAGAGGTTGGGGAAACTTCGGCCATCCTCAGCTGGCCCGTCTGGATCCCTCAGGCACTCATGGTACCCGGTTTCGTGCTGCTGGCCGTGGCCGGCTTTTACATGAGCATCCACCAGCTGCGCCTGGCCGTCTGGAGGTCCTTATGA
- a CDS encoding benzoate-CoA ligase family protein, with product MPYNLNLPEQFNAADYFIDRNVREGRANKTAVLCEERAFTYGQLQENVNRFGNALKSLDVRMEERVALLLLDTEIYPQAFFGAIKIGAVPICLNTMNRPKDFEYYLNDSRARVLVVDASLLELIEPIRNNLLFVRQIIVANGEAPAGDLSLDELTADQSTHLEAASTCSDDACFWLYSSGSTGAPKGTVHLQHDMVYATETYGKQVLGIKEDDYCFSAAKLFFAYGLGNGLYFPFGVGATAIYLPKRPTPDQVYGTIHRHRPTLFFGVPTLYGQMLEAEGSMDNVRLCVSAGEALPGDYINRWKDRFDLDILDGIGSTEMAHIFISNLPGDIHAGSSGKVVPGYEARIVSEEMTDVAPGEIGTLLVKGDSAAAFYWNKHQKTRQTMMGHWVNTGDKYYQDEQGYFYCAGRSDDMLKVGGIWVSPNEVESCLIKHPAVLECAVIGAPDENNLIKPMAFVVLKKPDQSATHMEAELQDFVKSSLALYKYPRWVRFLDELPKTATGKIKRFELRNMVYSQAA from the coding sequence ATGCCTTACAACCTGAATCTGCCGGAACAATTCAATGCCGCCGACTATTTCATTGACCGCAATGTCCGCGAAGGACGCGCCAATAAAACGGCAGTGCTCTGTGAGGAGCGGGCTTTCACCTACGGGCAGCTTCAGGAAAATGTCAACCGCTTCGGCAACGCCCTCAAATCCCTGGACGTCCGCATGGAAGAGCGGGTCGCCCTGCTCCTCCTGGACACGGAAATTTATCCCCAGGCCTTTTTCGGCGCCATCAAAATCGGCGCCGTACCCATCTGTCTCAATACCATGAACCGCCCCAAGGATTTCGAATATTATCTCAATGACAGCCGGGCACGGGTGCTGGTTGTGGATGCCTCCCTGCTGGAACTGATCGAGCCGATCCGCAACAACCTGCTCTTTGTCAGACAGATCATCGTCGCCAATGGTGAAGCGCCAGCCGGTGATCTCTCCCTGGACGAGCTGACCGCCGATCAGTCCACTCACCTGGAAGCAGCATCCACCTGCAGCGATGACGCCTGTTTCTGGCTCTACAGCTCCGGCTCCACCGGCGCGCCCAAGGGCACGGTCCACCTCCAGCACGACATGGTCTATGCCACCGAAACCTACGGCAAGCAGGTGCTAGGCATCAAAGAAGACGACTACTGCTTTTCCGCTGCAAAACTGTTCTTCGCCTATGGCCTGGGTAACGGCCTCTATTTTCCCTTCGGCGTCGGCGCCACAGCAATCTACCTGCCGAAAAGGCCGACCCCCGATCAGGTTTACGGCACCATCCATCGCCATCGCCCCACCCTCTTCTTCGGCGTGCCGACCCTCTATGGCCAGATGCTGGAAGCAGAAGGAAGCATGGACAATGTCAGGCTGTGCGTTTCGGCAGGAGAAGCACTTCCCGGAGATTATATCAATCGCTGGAAAGACCGTTTTGACCTGGACATTCTCGACGGCATCGGCTCTACCGAAATGGCCCACATCTTCATCTCCAATCTTCCCGGCGACATCCATGCCGGCAGTTCCGGCAAGGTAGTTCCCGGCTATGAAGCCCGCATCGTTTCCGAGGAGATGACCGACGTGGCGCCGGGAGAGATCGGCACCCTGCTGGTCAAGGGGGACAGCGCCGCCGCCTTTTACTGGAACAAGCACCAGAAGACCCGCCAGACCATGATGGGACACTGGGTCAACACCGGTGACAAGTATTACCAGGACGAACAGGGCTATTTCTACTGTGCCGGCCGTTCCGACGACATGCTCAAGGTGGGTGGGATCTGGGTATCGCCCAACGAAGTGGAATCTTGCCTGATCAAGCATCCTGCCGTTCTTGAATGTGCTGTCATCGGCGCCCCAGACGAAAACAACCTGATCAAACCCATGGCGTTCGTGGTGCTGAAAAAGCCCGATCAATCCGCAACGCACATGGAAGCGGAACTGCAGGATTTCGTCAAATCCTCCCTCGCCCTCTATAAATATCCACGGTGGGTCCGCTTTCTCGATGAGCTCCCCAAGACCGCCACCGGAAAAATCAAGCGTTTTGAGCTACGCAACATGGTCTATAGCCAGGCAGCCTGA
- a CDS encoding bifunctional acetyl-CoA hydrolase/transferase family protein/GNAT family N-acetyltransferase, whose protein sequence is MNGDILTKYGRRAITPDEAVAHIRSGWRVFVGSGCAAPQELVAALCRAADRLNDVELIQLLTYGDAAYLQEEFAGHFRYNSFFISKKVRQTVCEGRADYTPIFLSEIPELIRSGQRGNQAMLLQVSPPDRHGYCSMGVSVDIQRAALDRAQLVIAQINPRMPRTHGDAQVHLSQLHHLVAVDSPILELEIPEPDEVALQIGYHISRLVENGSCLQMGIGTSPGSVLKFLHDKHNLGIHTEMFTDELIPLLENGNITNKAKAVLPGKTVTSFVTGTRRLYDFIDDNTSIAFHPSDFVNDPRVIAQNDKVVAINAALQVDLTGQVCADSLGYRFYSGIGGQVDFIRGAAMSRGGKPIVAVRSTAANGTVSRIVHCLDEGAGVVTSRGDVHYVVTEYGIAYLHGKTIRERALALISIAHPDFRRELLEFVKKKQYVYEDEQVWQQALDRYPKELEEQRLFGKKRLLVRPLKATDERALQEFFYSHSPETIYNRYFGPKQQLAHLEAAKLCCVDYQSRMALAVFEQEDENVEKIVAVARYAANPRSNMAETAVVVHEGFRRLGIARYLLAQLQRHAAGQGIKGFCSEILSGNEAMLAYHRRLGHPLIYCRDSDTYAVQFEFES, encoded by the coding sequence ATGAATGGCGATATTTTGACGAAGTACGGACGCAGGGCGATAACTCCCGATGAGGCGGTTGCTCATATTCGATCGGGCTGGCGGGTATTCGTGGGGTCGGGCTGTGCTGCGCCCCAGGAACTGGTAGCGGCCCTCTGCCGTGCGGCTGACCGGTTGAATGATGTGGAACTCATCCAGCTGCTCACTTATGGTGATGCTGCCTATCTCCAGGAGGAATTTGCCGGCCATTTCCGGTATAATTCTTTTTTTATCAGCAAAAAAGTGCGGCAGACGGTCTGCGAGGGGAGAGCCGATTACACCCCGATTTTCCTCAGCGAGATCCCCGAACTTATCAGGAGCGGCCAGCGGGGAAATCAGGCCATGCTGCTGCAGGTCTCGCCTCCGGACAGGCATGGCTACTGCAGCATGGGGGTCAGCGTGGATATCCAGCGCGCCGCCCTGGATCGGGCACAACTGGTCATCGCCCAGATCAATCCCCGCATGCCCCGCACCCACGGCGACGCCCAGGTGCATCTGAGCCAACTTCACCACCTGGTGGCAGTGGACAGCCCCATTCTGGAATTGGAAATCCCCGAACCGGACGAGGTGGCCCTGCAGATCGGCTACCACATCTCCCGGCTGGTGGAGAACGGCAGTTGCCTGCAGATGGGCATCGGTACCAGCCCCGGCTCCGTCCTGAAATTCCTTCACGACAAGCATAATCTGGGCATCCACACGGAAATGTTCACCGATGAGCTCATTCCGCTCCTGGAAAACGGCAACATCACCAACAAGGCAAAGGCGGTGCTGCCGGGGAAAACCGTCACCAGTTTTGTCACCGGCACCCGCAGGCTCTACGATTTCATCGATGACAACACCTCGATCGCCTTCCATCCTTCTGACTTTGTCAATGATCCCCGGGTCATCGCCCAAAACGACAAGGTGGTGGCGATCAATGCGGCTCTGCAGGTGGACCTGACCGGCCAGGTCTGTGCCGACAGTCTGGGATACCGGTTTTACAGCGGCATTGGCGGCCAGGTGGATTTCATCCGCGGGGCGGCCATGAGCCGGGGGGGCAAGCCGATCGTCGCCGTGCGCAGCACTGCTGCAAACGGCACTGTCAGCCGGATTGTCCATTGCCTCGATGAGGGGGCGGGGGTGGTTACCAGTCGAGGCGATGTGCATTACGTGGTCACCGAGTACGGCATTGCCTATCTGCACGGCAAGACCATCCGGGAACGGGCACTGGCGCTGATTTCCATCGCCCATCCCGATTTTCGCCGGGAACTGCTGGAGTTCGTCAAAAAGAAACAGTATGTCTACGAGGATGAGCAGGTGTGGCAGCAGGCACTGGACCGTTACCCGAAGGAGCTGGAAGAACAGAGGCTGTTCGGCAAGAAGCGTCTCTTGGTGCGGCCGCTCAAGGCTACGGACGAACGGGCACTGCAGGAATTTTTCTACAGCCATTCGCCGGAGACCATCTACAACCGCTACTTTGGGCCAAAGCAGCAGCTTGCACATCTGGAGGCGGCAAAATTGTGCTGCGTCGATTACCAGAGCCGAATGGCACTAGCCGTTTTTGAGCAGGAAGATGAAAATGTGGAGAAGATTGTCGCCGTGGCTCGTTATGCGGCAAATCCGCGCAGCAATATGGCGGAAACGGCAGTGGTGGTCCATGAGGGCTTCCGCAGGCTGGGAATTGCGCGCTATCTGCTGGCACAGTTGCAGCGACACGCGGCGGGGCAAGGGATCAAGGGTTTCTGCTCGGAGATCCTCTCGGGCAATGAGGCAATGCTGGCTTACCACCGGCGGCTGGGGCATCCGCTCATCTATTGCCGGGACTCGGACACCTATGCAGTGCAGTTCGAATTCGAATCTTAG
- a CDS encoding heavy-metal-associated domain-containing protein, protein MNVDINGHLEKIEIGIKEMDCADCARHIKSAVESVPGVAEAEVLFSAQKAVLSFDPAKAGPADGYMI, encoded by the coding sequence ATGAACGTAGACATTAATGGCCACTTGGAAAAAATCGAGATCGGTATCAAAGAAATGGACTGTGCCGATTGTGCACGGCATATAAAGAGCGCCGTAGAGTCGGTCCCCGGTGTGGCTGAAGCGGAAGTCCTGTTCTCTGCGCAAAAGGCGGTCCTTAGTTTTGATCCGGCAAAAGCCGGCCCTGCGGATGGGTACATGATCTAG
- a CDS encoding efflux RND transporter permease subunit, with protein MLNKIINWSLNHRLVVIVAWSVVAVLGILAFLRLPLDAFPDTTPVQVQVNTVAPALSPLEIERQVSAPLEQAISGLPKLKEVRSTSRFGMSQVTVIFEDGTNIYLSRQVVMERVQGVALPAGIEKPQLGPVATGLGEVFHYLLTAKDKSLAELRTLHDWVVKPQMRSVPGVAEVNTWGGDERRFEIVVDPEELAKRGLTMDRLIAAVERNNANVGGGTIDQAGESSLVQGVAIVTTPQDIEGIVITAKEGVPVRVADVARVVEGREIRRGAVTADGKGEAVLGLGFMLMGENSHDVTTRLKARLEEVKKTLPKGVEVAVAYERTSLVDKVLHTVEKNLFEGAILVIAVIFVFLGNFRAGLIVALAIPLSMLFAFDLMLRFGIAGSLMSLGAIDFGLIVDSSVIMIENAERRLAEGKSDRSIIDVVREAAIEVRKPTMFGELIIMIVYLPILALEGVEGKLFRPMALTVIFALLGSMAMSLTLMPVLASFSLKRKKEHKEPWLVCRLKELYRPVLGFALRRRKAVLAIAVGCLCIAGILSTRLGSEFVPRLMEGSIVINTVRLASVSLDESVRYGSHLERTLLEKFPNEIERIWTRTGSAEIATDPMGVELSDIFLTLKPRDKWKRARTQGELVMVMEKELKNMPGMRMVFTQPIEMRVNEMIAGIRSDVGIKIFGDDFETMKAKAKEIENAVKKVAGAADVSVEQVTGQPLVQVEVDRNATARYGIPAREVLEVIEALGGRDVGMLQEGDRRFPIAVRIADKYRAETEDLGRILVTAGSGERIPLSLLTKIKSSEGPSTINREWGKRRVVVQANVRGRDVGSFVADVQKSIEREVKLPSGYYVRYGGQFENLQRAQQRLMIVVPVALALIFTLLYFTYGRVLDAARVFTGVPFAAVGGIVALWFRDIPFSISAGVGFVALSGVAVLGDMVLVSAVRDLLAKGTPLIDAIKQAAEQRLRPVLMTALVASFGFIPMALNTGIGAEVQRPLATVVIGGVVSSTLLTLLVLPVLYAVFGRAKAPDEGEE; from the coding sequence ATGCTGAATAAAATAATTAACTGGTCCCTTAACCACCGCCTGGTGGTCATCGTGGCCTGGTCCGTGGTTGCAGTTCTCGGGATACTTGCCTTCTTAAGGCTGCCCCTGGACGCCTTCCCGGATACGACCCCGGTCCAGGTTCAGGTGAACACGGTGGCCCCGGCCCTTTCGCCGCTGGAGATCGAGCGTCAGGTCTCGGCACCACTGGAGCAGGCCATATCCGGGCTGCCGAAACTCAAGGAAGTGCGCTCTACCTCCCGCTTCGGCATGTCCCAGGTAACGGTGATCTTCGAGGATGGGACCAATATCTATCTCTCCCGTCAGGTGGTCATGGAACGGGTCCAAGGTGTCGCGCTTCCTGCAGGTATCGAAAAGCCGCAACTCGGCCCTGTGGCTACAGGACTGGGTGAGGTCTTCCACTATCTGCTTACCGCCAAGGACAAGTCGCTGGCCGAACTCCGCACGCTGCACGACTGGGTGGTGAAGCCCCAGATGCGCTCGGTGCCCGGTGTGGCTGAGGTGAATACCTGGGGCGGTGACGAGCGTCGCTTCGAGATCGTCGTCGATCCGGAGGAACTGGCCAAGCGCGGCCTGACCATGGATCGGCTGATCGCGGCGGTGGAGCGGAATAACGCCAACGTGGGGGGCGGCACCATTGACCAGGCTGGCGAATCGAGTCTGGTGCAGGGGGTCGCCATTGTCACGACGCCTCAGGATATTGAAGGTATCGTTATCACCGCCAAGGAAGGGGTTCCAGTCCGGGTGGCGGATGTGGCACGGGTGGTTGAGGGGCGCGAAATTCGCCGTGGCGCAGTAACGGCCGACGGCAAGGGTGAGGCAGTCCTCGGGCTCGGCTTCATGCTGATGGGCGAGAACAGCCACGATGTCACGACTCGGCTCAAGGCCCGTTTGGAAGAGGTCAAGAAGACTCTGCCCAAAGGCGTGGAAGTTGCCGTTGCCTATGAACGGACTTCGCTGGTGGACAAGGTCCTCCATACCGTGGAGAAGAACCTCTTCGAGGGGGCGATCCTGGTTATAGCCGTTATCTTCGTTTTTTTGGGGAATTTCCGCGCAGGTCTGATCGTTGCTCTGGCCATTCCTCTTTCCATGCTGTTTGCCTTCGACCTGATGCTTCGCTTCGGCATTGCCGGAAGTTTGATGAGTCTCGGGGCCATCGACTTCGGCCTGATCGTGGACAGTTCGGTCATCATGATCGAGAACGCGGAACGCCGTCTCGCCGAAGGCAAGAGTGACCGGAGCATCATCGACGTAGTGCGTGAAGCGGCCATCGAGGTTCGTAAACCGACCATGTTCGGCGAGCTGATCATTATGATCGTCTACCTGCCGATTCTGGCCCTTGAGGGGGTAGAGGGAAAGCTTTTCCGCCCTATGGCGCTGACCGTGATTTTCGCGCTGCTGGGCTCCATGGCCATGTCGCTGACGCTCATGCCGGTGCTGGCCAGCTTCAGCCTCAAGCGCAAAAAAGAACATAAGGAACCCTGGCTCGTCTGCAGGCTCAAAGAGCTCTACCGCCCGGTTCTGGGCTTTGCCCTGCGTCGGCGTAAAGCCGTGCTTGCCATTGCTGTCGGCTGTCTCTGTATTGCCGGTATTCTCTCGACCCGGCTCGGCTCGGAATTCGTACCACGCCTGATGGAAGGGTCCATCGTCATCAACACCGTTCGCCTTGCCAGTGTGTCACTGGACGAGTCGGTGCGCTACGGTAGTCACCTTGAGCGGACCTTGCTGGAAAAGTTTCCCAACGAGATTGAGAGGATCTGGACCCGGACCGGGAGCGCCGAAATCGCCACCGACCCCATGGGTGTGGAGCTCTCCGATATTTTTCTAACCTTGAAGCCTCGGGATAAGTGGAAGCGTGCCCGTACCCAGGGTGAACTGGTGATGGTCATGGAGAAGGAACTGAAAAACATGCCGGGGATGAGAATGGTCTTCACCCAGCCGATTGAGATGAGGGTCAACGAAATGATTGCCGGCATCCGCTCCGATGTGGGGATCAAGATCTTCGGGGATGACTTTGAAACCATGAAAGCCAAGGCCAAGGAAATCGAAAATGCCGTCAAGAAAGTAGCCGGAGCCGCAGACGTGAGCGTCGAGCAGGTGACCGGCCAGCCGCTGGTGCAGGTGGAGGTGGATCGCAACGCTACCGCCCGCTACGGTATTCCCGCCAGGGAGGTGCTGGAAGTCATTGAAGCCCTTGGCGGCCGGGATGTTGGCATGCTCCAGGAAGGAGACCGGCGCTTTCCCATCGCGGTGCGCATTGCCGACAAGTATCGTGCGGAAACGGAAGATCTTGGCCGCATTCTGGTCACTGCAGGTAGTGGGGAGCGCATCCCGCTGTCGCTGCTCACGAAGATCAAATCGTCCGAAGGGCCATCAACCATCAATCGTGAGTGGGGCAAGCGGCGGGTCGTTGTCCAGGCAAACGTGCGTGGCCGTGACGTGGGAAGCTTCGTCGCCGATGTCCAAAAGTCCATCGAACGTGAGGTCAAGCTACCCAGCGGCTACTACGTCCGCTACGGCGGCCAGTTCGAGAACCTCCAACGTGCCCAGCAGCGGCTGATGATCGTCGTCCCGGTAGCTCTGGCCCTGATCTTTACCCTATTGTATTTCACCTACGGGCGGGTTCTGGATGCGGCCCGGGTTTTCACCGGAGTCCCCTTCGCCGCAGTCGGCGGCATCGTTGCCCTCTGGTTTCGGGACATACCATTCAGCATCTCGGCCGGGGTCGGTTTTGTGGCCCTTTCGGGTGTTGCCGTCCTCGGCGACATGGTGCTGGTTTCCGCAGTACGGGACCTGCTCGCCAAGGGAACGCCGCTGATCGACGCGATCAAGCAGGCCGCCGAACAACGGCTTCGCCCGGTGCTTATGACCGCGCTGGTCGCCAGTTTCGGCTTCATTCCCATGGCGTTGAACACCGGCATTGGCGCCGAGGTGCAAAGGCCGCTCGCCACCGTCGTGATCGGCGGCGTTGTTTCATCGACGCTGCTTACTCTGCTTGTACTGCCCGTGCTGTACGCAGTATTCGGCAGGGCAAAGGCCCCGGACGAGGGGGAAGAGTGA
- a CDS encoding efflux RND transporter periplasmic adaptor subunit: MRRLLILVILIPLAVASGCGKKEAAKAPEAAKQAAAEPKKEAEAGLCKEHGVLEALCTKCNPKLAPIFQAKGDWCAEHGFPESVCPICHPERGGKPAMDVAGDDAPPDGTKVILKGNDTARLAGIETTKAVAGRGTAAIIAPVIINYDATRVAQVSARATGVVKRVSADIGDRVSAGAPLAVIESSAVSGDQSRLAAARSRVQTAEASYRREAELEKKGISAKKEVQAAQQFLREATAELESLQATLRGVGAHNGSGGRYTVKAPVSGVVTQRTVSLDRYVDSQTPLFEIVDTSSMWAEVALPEAELGTVKAGASVVVTMDGLSGREFRGSISHIAPVIDPQTRTAKARVKLANPGGLLRANMYGQARISAGGSRSSSAVPRGAVQRAKSVKLAFVRLAPNEFEARRVQVASNHGSGDLVEIASGVEVGEEIVVAGSFLLKTETLKDSIGAGCCEVDTK; the protein is encoded by the coding sequence ATGCGCCGTCTTCTCATCCTGGTAATACTCATTCCTCTTGCCGTGGCCTCCGGCTGCGGCAAGAAGGAAGCTGCCAAAGCACCGGAGGCGGCCAAGCAGGCTGCTGCCGAGCCAAAGAAGGAAGCTGAAGCGGGCCTCTGCAAGGAACACGGGGTGCTCGAAGCCCTCTGCACCAAATGCAACCCGAAGCTTGCTCCAATCTTCCAAGCCAAGGGAGACTGGTGCGCCGAACACGGTTTCCCTGAGTCCGTTTGTCCGATCTGTCACCCTGAACGGGGTGGCAAACCGGCTATGGACGTTGCCGGTGACGACGCCCCACCCGACGGAACCAAGGTGATCCTCAAGGGAAATGACACCGCTCGTCTGGCCGGGATCGAGACCACCAAGGCGGTAGCCGGTCGGGGTACCGCGGCGATCATCGCTCCGGTCATCATCAACTACGACGCCACCAGGGTTGCCCAGGTGAGTGCCCGCGCGACCGGTGTGGTCAAACGCGTATCGGCGGACATCGGCGACCGGGTGTCAGCGGGTGCTCCGCTGGCCGTTATTGAAAGTTCTGCTGTAAGCGGTGACCAGTCGCGCCTTGCCGCGGCACGTTCACGGGTACAGACTGCAGAAGCGAGCTACCGACGCGAAGCGGAACTGGAGAAAAAAGGGATTTCGGCCAAGAAGGAAGTCCAGGCAGCACAGCAATTCCTTCGTGAAGCAACCGCCGAACTGGAGTCGCTGCAGGCAACCCTCCGCGGAGTTGGCGCCCATAACGGCAGTGGCGGGCGCTACACAGTGAAGGCCCCTGTCTCCGGAGTTGTCACTCAGCGCACCGTCTCACTGGATCGCTACGTGGACTCCCAGACGCCACTCTTCGAGATCGTGGACACCTCATCCATGTGGGCGGAGGTTGCCCTGCCCGAAGCGGAACTGGGCACCGTGAAGGCTGGAGCAAGCGTTGTTGTCACCATGGATGGATTGTCCGGACGCGAGTTTCGCGGCAGCATTTCCCATATCGCTCCCGTGATCGATCCTCAGACCCGAACCGCCAAGGCTCGGGTCAAACTCGCAAATCCGGGCGGGCTGCTGCGGGCCAACATGTATGGTCAGGCCCGTATCTCGGCCGGCGGTTCCCGTTCGTCGTCCGCCGTGCCGCGAGGCGCCGTCCAGAGGGCCAAATCAGTAAAACTCGCCTTCGTCCGCCTGGCGCCCAATGAATTTGAGGCCAGGCGGGTGCAGGTGGCATCCAACCATGGCAGCGGTGACTTGGTGGAGATCGCCTCCGGTGTCGAGGTCGGCGAAGAAATCGTCGTCGCCGGCAGCTTCCTGCTCAAGACGGAAACGCTCAAGGACTCCATCGGCGCGGGCTGCTGTGAAGTGGACACTAAATAG
- a CDS encoding TolC family protein has protein sequence MQMKKYVFAVLTTLALPVFAIAADEAKGTLTLVRVIELAADNAPEVRLSTTRIAEGEARLAGAQIRTLENPKLDLATGPRNGTESSVDVEAGFEIPFELGSRRSKRIAVAQAGIQREKYATGDVRRQSVAAAVGAYYRVLQAEERLRLATDRKTMAEEFLRIAKERLLVGDAARFEVNLAQTEVSRAESDISAARGRIAQVRTTLAKTLGLSSGADIQIVGDLKERSLFDTIRSAQTARERDDLQAARAEVEASRAAISLAEAERLPDLAFRVSYKREGNDNIALGGITVSLPFLNPRPGPIQEARVQNQRAQIAAEVRQSAISAEIEGARNTYDAAVEAVRRVETDGLALQQENETLAGESYRAGKINLSTLLQVRRDALETRREYLERLLEAADAGVELASANGRWSTN, from the coding sequence ATGCAAATGAAGAAGTATGTCTTTGCCGTACTAACAACGCTCGCTCTACCAGTGTTTGCAATTGCTGCGGATGAGGCTAAGGGGACTCTTACACTGGTTCGCGTGATCGAGCTTGCAGCGGATAATGCGCCGGAAGTTCGACTGTCAACTACCCGCATTGCCGAAGGTGAAGCAAGACTTGCCGGCGCACAGATACGAACGCTGGAAAATCCTAAACTGGACTTGGCGACAGGTCCACGAAACGGAACAGAGAGCAGTGTTGATGTCGAGGCGGGGTTTGAGATCCCCTTTGAACTGGGAAGCAGACGAAGCAAGCGGATAGCTGTAGCCCAGGCTGGCATCCAGCGGGAGAAGTACGCAACCGGTGATGTCCGGCGCCAGTCGGTGGCTGCGGCTGTCGGCGCCTACTACCGGGTTCTCCAGGCAGAGGAACGGCTGCGGCTTGCCACAGATCGCAAAACAATGGCTGAGGAATTTCTCCGTATTGCAAAAGAACGGCTCCTCGTTGGTGACGCGGCTAGATTCGAAGTCAATCTCGCCCAGACCGAGGTCTCCAGGGCAGAGAGCGATATCTCCGCTGCCCGGGGACGTATTGCACAGGTACGGACAACGCTGGCAAAAACACTTGGCCTTTCTTCAGGAGCCGACATACAGATTGTCGGCGATCTCAAAGAGCGCAGCCTGTTCGACACCATCCGCTCTGCCCAAACAGCCAGGGAGCGTGACGATCTCCAGGCAGCCCGGGCCGAGGTCGAGGCCTCCCGGGCCGCAATCTCCCTTGCCGAAGCGGAACGGCTGCCCGATCTTGCTTTCCGTGTAAGCTACAAACGTGAGGGGAATGACAACATTGCCCTCGGCGGCATCACTGTCAGTCTTCCTTTCCTGAATCCACGTCCTGGCCCAATCCAGGAAGCCCGTGTGCAGAATCAGCGGGCGCAAATTGCTGCCGAAGTCCGACAGTCTGCCATCTCCGCCGAGATAGAGGGAGCACGCAACACCTATGATGCAGCAGTTGAGGCAGTGCGTCGGGTAGAAACGGATGGACTTGCTCTGCAGCAAGAAAACGAAACCTTGGCCGGTGAAAGCTACCGGGCCGGAAAGATCAATCTCTCAACCCTGCTGCAGGTCCGGCGCGATGCGCTGGAAACACGGCGGGAATATCTGGAGCGCCTGCTTGAAGCTGCCGATGCCGGTGTTGAGCTGGCCTCGGCCAACGGAAGATGGTCAACAAACTAA
- a CDS encoding recombinase family protein, with the protein MTHLANTIHDLANRVIGFKVLSGHGASIDTTTPAGKLVFGIFAALAEFERELISERTKQDWPQLVPVEGQVERPIK; encoded by the coding sequence ATAACTCATCTGGCAAACACCATCCATGACCTGGCCAATAGAGTTATAGGATTTAAAGTCCTTTCCGGGCATGGGGCATCGATTGACACTACGACACCTGCTGGCAAGTTAGTGTTCGGCATATTTGCAGCACTCGCAGAGTTTGAACGGGAGCTAATTTCTGAACGCACAAAGCAGGACTGGCCTCAGCTCGTGCCTGTGGAAGGACAGGTGGAGCGCCCTATAAAATGA
- a CDS encoding Rrf2 family transcriptional regulator yields MKLNKASLLGLIAVLELADDPEQQLSTTDIAEKYDISTHHLAKVMRNLVHKGVVQAMRGVGGGYRFAGNPNRTTLLDIIQLFETMESELDLPHWSKAADPIISELQSITNEIDDVTKAILETITLSAALKNMHLRSEAAQKAGNGK; encoded by the coding sequence ATGAAACTGAATAAAGCAAGCCTACTGGGGCTCATAGCCGTGCTTGAACTGGCCGATGACCCGGAACAACAGCTTTCTACTACCGACATCGCCGAGAAGTACGATATTTCCACCCATCACCTGGCAAAGGTCATGCGGAACCTCGTGCATAAGGGAGTGGTACAGGCAATGCGCGGCGTTGGCGGCGGCTACCGGTTCGCCGGCAATCCGAACCGCACCACCCTGCTCGATATAATCCAACTCTTTGAGACCATGGAATCAGAGCTTGATCTCCCCCACTGGAGCAAGGCAGCCGACCCTATTATTTCTGAGCTGCAAAGCATCACCAACGAGATCGATGATGTGACCAAGGCGATACTGGAAACCATCACCCTGTCCGCCGCCCTTAAAAACATGCATCTGCGTAGTGAAGCAGCGCAAAAGGCTGGTAACGGCAAGTAA